The sequence TAAAATTGTTACCAAATAAAGTAAAACATGAATCACAAGTTGCATTTTCACTTTGGTTCCCACTATTTGTAACACTTTCCTAACTCTGCATATTAGAAGCTAAGTTAAATTCACATGACAAAACTGCATGCTGAAGCAACAATACAGATATCCCTTTCCACCACACACCAAGGTCTAACCTCTATTGCTGATTGTTTGATAGAGAGATTTTAGCTGTGTGTTCCATTTGTCTATGGCAGTGTATTTTTTCATTCCTTTCGACCTGAACCGTGTATATTCAATTAATACCATAAAATAGCAGATTATAAACAGAATAAAGttgaaaaaattgaaataattacaATATATATAAACAGACCTATCAGAACGTTCCAAGAGCCTGTTCACTTGATCAATGTGTCCTTGAATTCTATTATCCAGAATCAGTGACACAAGCAGCTGCTCAACATCATGTTCGGGAACGTTCAGTTCCTGTAAATTAGTGGTtttatcaaataaaaaagaattacAATTAAGTTGGCCAAACCATACCTTAACCTCTCATAATTCAAGTTAATAAATATGTATTACTTGCATTAAGAGGaagcaataaaaaaaattacagcaGAACCCTTCACTTAAACCAGTTAACCAACTATGaggtaattaataataataataataataataataataataataataataataatatctataaGCTGTCGAGATAAATTTTGGTATTTACTTTCCTTCTTTAGTTCCACTAATTTCTTTAGTTCCTTCTTTAGTTCCACAAGAATTTAGGAGTACAATTACCTGAGATATAAATGGTATCCTTATCCTTGTATATGGTTTGATGAGCTTAAGCAAGACTTGTGTTCTGATATTCTTCAGCAGATCCTCAATGTAATTTCTGATAAATGGATCATCCATGATGGTTCTTCTGTTACTCTGGAAAGCAAAATACCCAGAATCCATTTAGAACCAATAATAGGTGAAGAGAAATGAGACTAACTAAAAGTACCTTCAGTATTTTCTCAAATTCCAATATTTCATTCCGTTGATAGGCTGCTATCAAATTTGTCATTGCCAAAATTTCCGGATCATTCTTGTATCTGCAATACATAATTTATGAGATGTAAAGTCAGAATGGGAAAACAACCAGGACTCAATAGGAATGAAAAATGGGTGGAGCAGACAAATAAAATGCACATCACTTACGGCTTAGCCTCCTGTCCATCAAAAGGATTCACTTCAGACTCCATCAACATGTTGGCAAGAACAAGGTACCTGGtgcatataataacaataacaatacatATTAAAAACAAAGCTAAAATTCTTTACTCAGCAGTCAAGCTGAAATGTATCCGAGGGAAAGAttatgaattttaaaagtaacAATCTCATCCTAAAATTGATGACTCGTGATGAATTTCATTTCATAAACACTGCAATCTATCATTAATCAAATGTTTCGAACTAATAAGTAAAAGTAAAATGAATTCCATGCTGCTTACTTCAAGCATTGGATCCGCCTATGATTCCCAGCTTCATCATAATTCTTAAAAGCTTCAAAGAAGTCAGTAGCTGCTTCTGCCCACTGGCGCTCTGCCATATGCATTTTACCCCCACATTCATGGATTATCCCCATTATTCTTGGATGGGGAATAGCTGACTTAATAGTAAGTGCTTTCTGGTAAAGTTGCTGCATTTAAGACCAGGAGACACTGTTAAACAAactttcctaaaaactaatgactAATCAATGAATATAAAATAATTCTGAGGCTGCCAGATTCAAGAGATTCTCAACAGCATTAGGTTAACTACAAGCCAGGTATTGAGATGGTGTTTGGAATTGAAACAACTTTTTTAATACAGGGACCAAAACCACAGTTCACAACATTCACAACAATTGAAAGATATTTAAGCCTATCAAAATTTATTACTAGAGATAGTCCATTAGGTTATGATAGCTCAGTTATCCATGCTCAACCACAATGACACCCCCACAAATACTCACTTTGCTTAAGCATCAGTATCCAGCCACAGGTCActgcccatacatcaaatatttttttttcccaCAGATTACAAGATCTAAATTACTAAAAacagttaattaaaaagaaaacagGAAATTGTGAAGAATAACGAAAATGACTATAAAAATTCGAAAACAAGCAAGGTACTGAGATACCAATGTGTTTAAGCAACTCCATCTTTCATCCAGAGAGATACAGTTAGTTCTTATTGAATGAAACTTACATAAATATTAAGTGTTAGAGAATTCGACAATtcgttctaaaccaacaaacattaAGTGAAGTCTGATAGATAATTGAAAGCAAATTCCAGAATAAGCAATAATAAATTGGTGAGGTAGATAGTTAGATGTTAGGTACACAACAGTAATTTTCTAAAACAAATGCTGACCTTGAGTTTTTTGTTGTTCTTGGTCTCTGTGTACATCTGGATTTCTATTGCATAAACCTCCAACAGTTGGGTTCCTTTCTTATGGTCATCTGTGCCATCTTCTCTTTGACAAGATTTGTGAAGTTCCTTCAAGATCTGAAAGGATTCAACAAATCCTTAAATTTTTACTATGAAAAACACTAGACACCAATAGAATCATACAGACACATTCAAATTATGTCGGACAGCAAATTAGACATTTACCTTGCTCATTCGTCCATATTCACCAATATCAAAGAAAATCTTACAAAGCTTCAGGTTTGTCTTAAACCACAATCTCTGCCAATTGAATAATACAAAATTAAACATAAGATTGCATTAATGGGAAATGCAATGACATGAGTTGCAACCAAGATAAAGTCTACAGGATTAACCTCATTCTTTGCTTCTTCAAGGGCTTTCAGAGTTGTCTGGTAGAATTCTTGCAGAAGACCAAAGTTCTGGCTAGCTGAACCTGAGACATAGTCCATAATGCTGTTTATGCATTTTTCACTGTAGTTACGAGTCACTGCAGACTTAATATAAGTCAACATCTCCCTGTAGGCTTCCATCATCTCTTTATACCTCCCAAGTCGATAGTAGAGCTTGACAGTTTGTTTTAGAGCTTTAAATCCCCTGgtaaaatgtaaaataaatatCACATGAAATACATAATAGTTTCTTCGTACCATCAAAAGATAAACACAAATATCGCAATGCATGATCCAATTCATCAAAGAATACCAAAAAGAAGGGAAAAATCAGTCAACAAATATATTAGCTGTATTTAGTATTTACTGAATGGCCAACTAGAAACAAAAcattaaagaaaagaaagaaaataaaatgaaatgaaatttaaaaaaaaaaaaaagcacaagcAGGATCAGATCACTGAATTATTAATGATACAAAAAATTGCAACAGAAGATACAAAAGTATATTATCATTTAAGTCCAGTGTCCatatgtttattattattatgcagCACTCAGATAATAGGGTTCTTACCATTCAGCCTTTTCTTGTTCCATGCGCACTACCTCAGCAAAACCAGAAAGTGCACCTTCTGGATCAGTTTCAACCAAACCTACATACAAACAGCAGCATCTTAGGAAATTAGTGTGGAGGATGGAATCATCAATTTAGAACCACAAATTATGAGAACCTAGATCTCATGGTGTTGTAAATGAAGATTCCCCCCTTTCAAAATATCTGTCCTTAAAGGCATTTGCACAATGACTAAGAACTCAACAGCAAAGCTTTTCTCCTACTAGTTATGGTTGATTTCACGAATCACACTATTATTACATTGTATCATAAACCATATCTACAGGGAAGCAAATTGAATATAAGCCTTTCTTAATGACTTTATCTAcaatttttctaggttttttataCCTACACTTATCGAGCTACCTTCCATCTAATTTAGTTTTCTTATCAAGGCTTCTACAAGCCTTCTATTCACAAGACGTATTGTAATTATATTACCCTTCCCTAAAATACTCAAaagtttaaaataatatataaaattccACTAATGATCTCCCTCATTGCATTTAGTGCACAAGAGAATGAAAAAGATAATCTTTACACCAACTTATCGTGCTACCAAAGTCTGAAACGCAAACCAAACAATCAGTAAAAATCTAAATGATTTTATTTCTTTAACGGTTTCACCTATAGTTTCTcgcaatattttttattttttaatggttTTACCAATAGGTATTGTGTACCATTCATCCAATCTACCCATCTTACTGAGGTTTATAGAATAAGAAACTGGGAAAAAATAATCATGATTAACTTCTATCAACTTGCACAAAAAAGGATAATTAagattaagaaattaaaaagaataagttTTCTGGCGTGAAAGATAGTTTGAACCAGAGGGAGTATGAGTTAATCAATATATACCTTTCTTCCAAAAGGATAATTGAATTCAAAACAAGCTAATGAATCAAACTTCTAGTTCCAACAATGATGCCATTGATGAATGATCATAAGAAAGTGCAAAAATACTTTTGAACACCAAGTTAAATTTGAGCAAACTAGTATGTAGCCGAAAAATAAAACTAACCTATCCAAACTCATTACATTGAAAAGAAGTGAATGTAAGCATAGGTGCTATAAATACCTTTCGAATTGTAATATTGATTCTCAATATCAACATCTTGCTCCTCTTGCTCCTCATCAGAGTACTCAAATCCATAGTCCTCCATATCAGCATCTACATTATAAAAACATAATGCAAACACTTAGTGCGTGTAACTAAATCAGAAAAAGTTAATCAactattataattatatatatttcaaCATTAAAAGCATAGGACATTCAATGTTGTAAAATATGAATACTTCAAAGAAGCATAAGTGGCAAATTTGTAGTGCAAATAACATGAAATTAAATATTTAACAACCCTGTTGAATTGCCATTCCTTCTACAGTTGGGATTTCAAACCATTAGATTTGTGATTAAACCATGCCACAAAGATTCAAAAAGGATTCTTTTTTCTTAAGTCAGCTAGCTTGGGACTAGCTTAACAGGATTAAAAGCATTCACTGGATGCAGATGAAGTTCTAATTAAACAATTATATCACATAAGCAACAGTATTATTATAGTACATAAACAATGATTGTGAAAATCCACATTTGAAAGGCATTACTCAGCTTCACGATTTTTTCATGAATTTTGACATTTGCTGAAACTGGTCAAAACAATAGCATCGTCACAGACACGCTCAAAAACACACATACACATTCAACAATTACAAGAAAGTGCTTCATTGCTTAGTTCAGATAGGGTTTTCAAtgcactaaaataaaaaataataatccaagcttattaaaattgaaaaaatagaTTAGAAAAATAAGTAGGAGGAGGTGATTACCGGAAGCCATGTTGTAGGGTACGGATTCGAGTTAGGGTTTTGGTTGGAATCGGTGAGTCAGTGGAACTCTGAGATAAATCAAGAACTGCAAACAATTACATGCAAGGCAGTGAGGCACTTATTACATTGTGTTTAATGAAGATGGATTAGTGAACCTAAATGGCAAGCAAAACAGAAGCAAATTAAGGCTGTTAATTAGTTCATTCTTTCACAAAGTAACAAGGTTTAATCATACACAAGCAAATTAACAATCTATTTGGACAGAACTGATCACAAAGATTAATGAGCTCCAGCTGAATTTAATCAAGCTTAATCACACACTGGATTTTCACCTTATAAAGAAGGAAAACCAGCAGTAAtctaataaaatagaaatttaaaaattgaaataatccATATTCTTAACAGATAAACTCATCAATATTCAACAATCAATTAATTAGAAAACGAGATATCGAGAGAGGCACACAAAAGTAGAAGAGAGCAGACCGGTGGAGAGATCTGATCGGCGGCGAGAGAGAGTACAGAGGAAATTACCGAGATTGGGTGAGCAAAGAGCACAACAGCGACGGAGAGAGGCACATAACACCAGAGAAGAGTAGATCGGCGACAAGGTCACAGGTTGCAGCCTCGGTGGAGAGACATTACATAGCAACAGCGATGGTGGAGAGAGAAGACGTAGCAGCAGCCGCAGTGAAGAGATGGGAGTGATGCCGGAAAAAGGAATGGGCTGCCGTTGTGGTGTTTGACAGAGTGAGAGACTGACGGGGTTCTGCCGGAGAAGATTAGGGATTTTGGAGTAGTGAGTGAATAGAGTGTGGGGTGTTGTACGTATNNNNNNNNNNNNNNNNNNNNNNNNNNNNNNNNNNNNNNGGATTTGTGATTAGATTTATGGTGATAAATTTTTGTGTTTCAGAAATGGTAAAGATTcgcattttatttttatcttacttaatattaaaataattattgttttaatttattaaatctaTGTCTTTTATAATTACTTGTGTATAGAAAttaagttttaaataaaaatatttaattatttgggATAATTAGAAATTATAATTAACTAAATTTTAAGGGCAATTTACTCATTTAAATTGTTTCTCCAAAAACATTACCAGATTACAATTTTTGAAATCACTCAACGCAAATGCAACTTCTTAAATTATATGTAAACCGCGATAGGGTACCACGATTTAGGATTGCACGTAAACCTGTAGCGGTTTACGTTGATTTGCGTGACTATAGAATCCGCCAGCAACGTGAGCAATGTCGTTGAATCAGTACAAGCGCTCTTCATCCGCCATAGTTTCCAATTGAAGAGTGTTCTAAGAAACTCAAACTAAACCAAATTTCTTCTCTCTACCTTCTCTCTACTTTCTCTCTTTATCTCACTTTCAAAATCTTCAAATGTAGCAGTTTGTGCACTTGCGCCATTCAACGTAAACCACGACAGGATATAGCGGTTTGCGTGTGTCCTAATCCGCGGCATGGTATCGCAATTTATATATAATTGGAAAAGTTGCATTTAAGTCTGATACTTTGAAAAGTTGTAATCTGATAACGTTTTTGGAGAAACAATTTAATTGAGTAAATTgcccaaattttaaatttattaagttgataattttagagtagaattgtATAAGATCAAAGGTTTTTGAGCCTATCTAATTTCAATAGCATACCACCTATAACAAGGAGTGATCGAATAAATACGTTTGTGAATAAATatggttaaaattttttaagaacctGTTAGTCCTTTCTCTCAGACCTGCAAATCCAATGTAAAATTTCCTAAAAACTTCCTTAATACTTTTTTGCTAACATAAATCCGTCACAAAATTCTTGATTGCCTTTTGTTTGGATAATAAGAGAATCCGCGCAACCTCTATGAGACAACTTTAAATGGAATCAAAGAATTTCTACATTGACATAATGGCACGCAAAAAGATAAACTGGTAGCATATCAACTGTATCTATCAAGCTAGAATATAAATGTACCCTTTTGTCATCAACAGCAGGAAAGTTTCAAAAAATGAAAGTGAATGCCCCAACTAGAACACTGATTTACAAGATATCATTATATGCCTTATAAAAATGTAATCAGAAGAGCAGCGAACTCCACAATACCTATTATCTTTACAAACGAATGATTGATGTTATCAATACAACTTACTTTGATGAGAAACTAAACTCCCCACAACAAAAATGGCAGGAAAAGAAAACTGTTAAAAGTGGTGTTTTGACTCCTCAAAATGAAGGAATGACTATTCTTCATATACCCAAAGACACCACCAATCAAGTAGTCTACAGATTTACATACGCTAGACCAGCGGAACCGATAGCAACAGGAAGAATCATTACCATGCTCCTTTCATGGACCACAAACTAACCATTTCCCAGAACCAATATAAATTGTGAGCACCAGAGAGTGTACCATTCCATGCTTTATTTGCACCAGACAAGAAACACCTTTAAGATGGATGATCTAGAGTTTTCTCTTTCTGGAATAGAACTTAGTTTTAAAGGTCTAGCCTGTTGCATCAATTTCCTTTCCATGATCTTCTTGGTGAATATTTCGCCTCAACCTTCTCAGCCATATGTCATAGTCCATGGGATATGGTGTACCACATAGGCTGTCGACATAATCGGCAAAAGCTTTTAGCACAGTAGAGATATCGCCAAGTTTCTGTTGAATTAATCTCCTTGACCAAGATGTCTCTCTCCATTGGAGTGCTCCCTCAACT is a genomic window of Arachis ipaensis cultivar K30076 chromosome B06, Araip1.1, whole genome shotgun sequence containing:
- the LOC107604721 gene encoding COP9 signalosome complex subunit 2 is translated as MASDADMEDYGFEYSDEEQEEQDVDIENQYYNSKGLVETDPEGALSGFAEVVRMEQEKAEWGFKALKQTVKLYYRLGRYKEMMEAYREMLTYIKSAVTRNYSEKCINSIMDYVSGSASQNFGLLQEFYQTTLKALEEAKNERLWFKTNLKLCKIFFDIGEYGRMSKILKELHKSCQREDGTDDHKKGTQLLEVYAIEIQMYTETKNNKKLKQLYQKALTIKSAIPHPRIMGIIHECGGKMHMAERQWAEAATDFFEAFKNYDEAGNHRRIQCLKYLVLANMLMESEVNPFDGQEAKPYKNDPEILAMTNLIAAYQRNEILEFEKILKSNRRTIMDDPFIRNYIEDLLKNIRTQVLLKLIKPYTRIRIPFISQELNVPEHDVEQLLVSLILDNRIQGHIDQVNRLLERSDRSKGMKKYTAIDKWNTQLKSLYQTISNRG